The following proteins come from a genomic window of Oricola thermophila:
- a CDS encoding cellulose biosynthesis cyclic di-GMP-binding regulatory protein BcsB, whose amino-acid sequence MAGNKMALLLAGAVASLAVALPAAAQEGFSLDIPVATNEPAPSRALKPIAADSRDLFFSGESNFREFAFFAMPEETAGDIKLVLNLQSAISNTPEQSRMAVYVNDVELGVVQLASGEPRTIELPVKPGIIQPGFNAVTFLVDQFHRVDCSVVATYELWTQIDPARSGFAFSATPGNRSDFADLAAVARAVNGRTAIRAVLPDGAAAWTASLLAETIQAVSVAAHYDQPHVEFAEDAGSGPGVDVVIGTPETVREIYGEIELDIPNGSGIVVSRAPGDDRIRLFVLGRSPEDIRRHIDTLHNQSARTESRGTAPGMRAFRKLEGRILEPGTVVSLADLGINMRTFTGRHFRQSVNFEMPDDFYPGDYGRASIRLNALYAAGLSKGADLIVKLNDIIVSNISLGASRDGVIDEQQLPIPFSAFRPGENTLAIEARLPAPSDQVCDPTRIGGGSGRLRILPSSYLEMPDFARIGRYPDLATLNASLSEFVGRDGSEPLPVLVPQSDRAAMNAAATFLAKLAYASGTVFRTEFVSSVPFDESRPLIAFGTYNSLPFDFLSKMNIDFSLAPNLDAETAPIGGGQSTPFPSDFADTVQQREAETISTGPRRLLESGVRIVRNTIDSTTELFSDMRDGAYRVAGLFGLAAPDVPSSSEREPPFSPSRTANLVIAQRHNPTGDATWTLVAAQREDQLADAVLTLTHRSVWSRIGGSILSIADTGEIVDKVEAKNTTLFLTQPSTVTNSRLVIAGWLSNNSDKYVVAVMGVFSLLGLFTHLLLRIGRNRRR is encoded by the coding sequence ATGGCAGGAAACAAGATGGCACTGCTCCTTGCCGGAGCAGTCGCGTCCCTCGCGGTCGCCCTGCCCGCCGCGGCACAGGAGGGATTCAGCCTCGACATCCCCGTCGCGACGAACGAGCCGGCGCCAAGCCGGGCCCTGAAGCCGATCGCGGCGGATTCGCGCGACCTTTTCTTCAGCGGCGAAAGCAATTTCCGCGAATTCGCCTTCTTCGCCATGCCCGAGGAAACCGCCGGCGACATCAAGCTGGTGCTCAACCTGCAAAGCGCGATCTCCAACACGCCGGAACAGTCGCGCATGGCCGTCTACGTCAATGATGTCGAGCTCGGCGTGGTGCAGCTGGCATCCGGCGAACCCCGCACCATCGAGCTGCCGGTAAAGCCGGGCATCATTCAACCCGGCTTCAACGCCGTCACCTTCCTCGTCGACCAGTTCCACCGCGTCGACTGCTCGGTCGTGGCCACCTACGAGCTGTGGACCCAGATCGACCCGGCGCGAAGCGGCTTCGCCTTTTCGGCCACGCCGGGCAACCGCAGCGACTTCGCCGACCTCGCGGCCGTTGCCCGTGCCGTGAACGGCCGCACCGCGATCCGGGCGGTACTGCCGGACGGCGCGGCGGCATGGACCGCAAGCCTGCTGGCAGAGACCATCCAGGCGGTATCCGTGGCGGCGCATTACGACCAGCCCCATGTCGAGTTCGCCGAAGATGCCGGCAGCGGCCCGGGCGTCGACGTGGTCATAGGCACGCCGGAAACCGTCCGCGAGATCTATGGCGAGATCGAACTCGACATCCCGAACGGCTCCGGCATCGTCGTATCGCGCGCGCCCGGCGACGACCGCATCCGCCTGTTCGTTCTCGGCCGCTCGCCGGAGGACATCCGCCGCCATATCGACACGCTGCACAACCAGTCGGCACGAACGGAATCCCGCGGCACCGCGCCGGGAATGCGGGCTTTCCGCAAGCTGGAAGGCCGCATCCTCGAACCGGGAACCGTGGTAAGCCTCGCCGATCTGGGCATCAACATGCGCACCTTCACCGGCCGCCATTTCCGCCAGTCGGTGAATTTCGAGATGCCGGACGATTTCTATCCCGGCGACTATGGGCGTGCCTCGATCCGGCTGAACGCGCTCTATGCCGCAGGCCTGTCGAAGGGAGCCGACCTGATCGTCAAGCTCAATGACATCATCGTCTCCAACATCAGCCTCGGGGCCAGCCGGGACGGCGTGATCGACGAGCAGCAACTGCCGATACCCTTTTCGGCGTTCCGTCCGGGCGAGAACACGCTTGCCATCGAGGCACGCCTGCCCGCGCCCTCGGACCAGGTCTGCGACCCGACGCGGATCGGAGGCGGTTCGGGCCGGCTTCGCATCCTTCCCTCCTCCTACCTGGAGATGCCGGATTTCGCCCGCATCGGCCGCTATCCGGACCTGGCGACCCTCAATGCATCGCTCAGCGAATTCGTCGGCCGCGACGGATCCGAACCGCTGCCGGTTCTCGTGCCGCAATCGGACCGGGCGGCAATGAATGCAGCGGCCACATTTCTCGCCAAGCTGGCATATGCGTCCGGCACGGTATTCCGGACCGAGTTCGTGTCCTCCGTGCCCTTCGACGAGTCGCGTCCGCTGATTGCCTTCGGAACCTACAATTCGCTGCCCTTCGACTTCCTGTCGAAGATGAACATCGATTTCTCGCTGGCACCCAACCTTGACGCGGAGACCGCCCCCATAGGCGGCGGACAGTCGACGCCCTTTCCCTCCGACTTCGCCGATACCGTGCAACAGCGCGAGGCGGAAACGATCTCGACGGGACCGAGACGCCTGTTGGAAAGCGGGGTACGCATCGTCCGAAACACCATCGACTCGACGACCGAGCTGTTCAGCGACATGCGCGACGGCGCCTACCGGGTCGCCGGGCTGTTCGGCCTGGCCGCGCCCGACGTTCCATCCTCGAGCGAGCGCGAGCCGCCGTTTTCTCCGTCCCGCACGGCCAATCTCGTCATCGCCCAGCGCCACAACCCGACGGGCGACGCCACCTGGACGCTGGTCGCAGCCCAGCGGGAAGACCAGCTGGCGGACGCGGTGCTGACCCTGACGCACCGCTCGGTCTGGAGCCGGATCGGCGGCTCGATCCTGTCGATCGCCGACACCGGCGAAATCGTCGACAAGGTCGAGGCAAAGAACACCACGCTGTTCCTGACACAACCGTCGACCGTGACGAATTCGCGCCTGGTCATCGCAGGCTGGCTTTCAAACAACTCGGACAAATACGTGGT
- a CDS encoding response regulator: MPSGKSVLVVEDSAVIALDIEAMLVGFGATRIVTAGEGDAASTRQVTGEKFDLAIVDMRSVDGTAPNLVDELNDAGIPVVFLTTDAACVVRGGFAGLHTVVLKPFSSGEFYAAVARVAAETL, from the coding sequence TTGCCATCCGGAAAGTCCGTCCTTGTCGTGGAAGATTCCGCCGTGATTGCCCTGGACATCGAGGCAATGCTCGTGGGATTCGGCGCCACGCGGATCGTGACGGCCGGCGAGGGGGATGCTGCGTCGACACGGCAGGTGACCGGCGAAAAGTTCGACCTCGCCATAGTCGACATGCGCTCGGTCGACGGAACCGCGCCCAATCTGGTCGACGAGCTGAATGATGCGGGAATCCCGGTCGTATTCCTGACTACCGACGCGGCCTGTGTCGTGAGAGGTGGGTTCGCAGGCCTGCATACGGTCGTGCTGAAACCCTTTTCATCCGGGGAATTCTACGCGGCTGTCGCCCGCGTTGCCGCTGAAACGCTCTGA
- the bcsA gene encoding UDP-forming cellulose synthase catalytic subunit, translating into MLRTILLFAWILAACAAMFLIAQPVGTTGQLIISLSVIVMLTVISVLRLDGTWRHIFLAVASVIVLRYAFWRTTNTLPPADDLYSFIPALLLYGAEMYCILMLAISLFVVSDPIDREPAPQFPDEELPTIDVFVPSYNEGKEILALTLAAAKAMVYPKDKLRIYLLDDGGTLEKRNSPDPDVARTASIRHEELRTLCRQLGVRYHARAENRHAKAGNLNAGLEVSEGDLVVVFDADHAPEKNFLKETVGYFLEDPKLFLVQTPHFFANADPLERNLGTFGAMPSENEMFYHRIQKGLDRWNASFFCGSAAVLRRDALRQVGGFSGITITEDCETALELHSRGWTSIYVDKPLISGLQPDTLASFIGQRSRWCRGMIQIMLLRNPLLQPGLTFPQRLSYLSSNLFWMFPLVRLAFFAAPLLFILFDMKIYVASLDEFFAYTVTYLIVAEMVRTYLYGNVRWPWISELYEYIQTVFLVRAIISVFLSPRSPKFNVTEKGHAIEEDTLSELAWPYFAIFTLFCVSLAVAIYRYQTEPEISGLLLVVGAWNFLNVVIAGAALGVVIERKSEQDSHDLLAVGQCDLVVGEESVPVSVASISPTRARLIPARSAKLPDMRRGGKAILWRPEASPDGIISTLPVSYTGGREDDGSISVRFEPDTEHYAIIADLMMSDLSPARDARADRRKRRSIILSTWTLLAWALRYPPAAAWMAITGRRRGRNDPQPVGAVAPTPRGSAAKPEPGAA; encoded by the coding sequence GTGCTCAGAACCATTCTGCTTTTCGCCTGGATCCTCGCGGCATGCGCCGCGATGTTCCTGATCGCCCAGCCCGTCGGCACAACCGGTCAGCTGATCATCTCCCTCTCGGTGATCGTGATGCTTACCGTCATTTCGGTTCTCAGGCTCGACGGAACCTGGCGACACATATTCCTCGCTGTCGCCTCGGTCATCGTCCTGCGCTACGCATTCTGGCGGACGACCAACACGCTGCCGCCGGCGGACGACCTCTACTCCTTCATCCCCGCGCTCCTGCTCTACGGCGCCGAGATGTACTGCATCCTGATGCTCGCGATCTCGCTGTTCGTCGTCTCCGACCCGATCGACCGGGAACCGGCACCGCAATTTCCCGACGAAGAACTCCCCACGATCGACGTCTTCGTGCCGTCGTACAATGAAGGCAAGGAGATCCTCGCCCTGACCCTCGCCGCGGCCAAGGCGATGGTCTATCCGAAGGACAAGCTGCGGATCTATCTGCTGGACGACGGCGGGACGCTGGAGAAGCGCAATTCGCCGGATCCCGACGTCGCGCGTACCGCAAGCATCCGCCACGAGGAACTGCGCACGCTGTGCCGCCAGCTCGGCGTGCGGTACCACGCGCGAGCCGAGAACAGGCACGCCAAGGCGGGCAATCTGAATGCCGGCCTGGAAGTATCGGAGGGCGATCTCGTCGTCGTCTTCGACGCCGACCATGCCCCGGAGAAGAACTTCCTGAAGGAGACGGTCGGCTACTTTCTCGAGGACCCCAAGCTCTTCCTGGTGCAGACCCCGCATTTCTTCGCCAACGCCGATCCCCTCGAACGCAATCTCGGCACCTTCGGCGCCATGCCGTCGGAAAACGAGATGTTCTATCACCGGATCCAGAAGGGTCTGGATCGCTGGAACGCTTCCTTTTTCTGCGGCTCGGCCGCGGTACTCCGCCGCGATGCGCTGCGCCAGGTTGGCGGTTTCTCCGGCATAACCATCACCGAGGACTGCGAAACGGCACTCGAACTGCATTCACGCGGCTGGACCAGCATCTATGTGGACAAGCCGCTCATTTCGGGCCTCCAGCCCGACACGCTCGCGAGCTTCATCGGCCAGCGCTCGCGGTGGTGCCGGGGCATGATCCAGATCATGCTGCTGAGAAACCCGCTGCTGCAGCCCGGGCTGACCTTCCCGCAACGCCTGAGCTACCTGTCCAGCAACCTGTTCTGGATGTTCCCGCTGGTACGCCTCGCCTTCTTTGCGGCCCCGTTGCTCTTCATCCTGTTCGACATGAAGATCTATGTCGCCTCGCTGGACGAGTTCTTCGCCTACACGGTCACCTACCTGATCGTGGCCGAGATGGTGCGGACCTATCTGTACGGCAACGTGCGCTGGCCCTGGATATCGGAGCTATACGAATACATCCAGACCGTCTTCCTGGTGCGGGCAATCATAAGCGTTTTCCTGTCGCCGCGATCGCCGAAATTCAACGTCACCGAGAAGGGCCACGCCATCGAGGAAGACACGCTGTCGGAACTCGCATGGCCCTATTTCGCCATCTTCACGCTCTTCTGCGTGTCGCTCGCCGTCGCGATCTATCGCTACCAGACGGAACCCGAGATCAGCGGCCTGCTGCTGGTCGTCGGCGCCTGGAACTTTCTCAACGTGGTCATCGCCGGCGCCGCGCTCGGCGTGGTCATAGAGCGCAAGAGCGAACAGGATTCGCACGACCTGCTCGCTGTCGGGCAGTGCGATCTGGTCGTCGGCGAGGAATCCGTACCCGTTTCCGTGGCCTCGATCTCTCCCACCCGGGCAAGGTTGATTCCCGCCAGGAGTGCAAAGCTGCCGGACATGCGCCGCGGCGGAAAGGCCATATTGTGGCGTCCGGAGGCCAGCCCCGACGGGATCATTTCGACATTGCCGGTCTCCTATACCGGCGGTCGCGAGGATGACGGCAGCATATCGGTCCGCTTCGAACCCGACACCGAGCACTATGCAATCATTGCCGACCTGATGATGTCGGACCTTTCGCCGGCGCGCGATGCGCGTGCCGATCGGCGGAAACGCCGCAGCATCATCCTGTCGACATGGACGCTGCTTGCCTGGGCCCTTCGCTACCCGCCCGCAGCAGCATGGATGGCGATCACCGGCCGTCGCCGCGGGCGCAACGACCCGCAGCCGGTCGGCGCTGTCGCACCGACGCCGCGCGGGAGCGCGGCAAAACCCGAACCGGGAGCAGCATGA
- the iolE gene encoding myo-inosose-2 dehydratase → MSVTIGISPIAWQNDDLPEMTAGYTMEQALKEAREIGYTGVERGRRMPQDTEGLRKYLEEFDIALCGGWCSGNLLVNDVATEREAIRQQVEQFAALRAPCIVYAECSNTVQGDISVPVNDRPRLSRDEVFAYGRKLSELAKWTRDQGVVLAYHHHMGSFIEAEEEIDWLMEASTPEVTLCFDTGHLLFGGGDVMATLTRWSDRVHHVHFKDIRPDVVKDVRETDKSFLDAVIAGAFTVPGDGCIDFQAVADHLKETGYDGWIVVEAEQDPAKAPPYEYSKMGYEEILRVCARAGIDVSDKP, encoded by the coding sequence ATGAGCGTGACGATCGGCATATCCCCGATTGCCTGGCAGAACGACGACCTGCCGGAGATGACCGCCGGATACACCATGGAGCAGGCGCTGAAGGAAGCGCGCGAGATCGGCTATACCGGAGTTGAACGCGGTCGCCGCATGCCGCAGGACACCGAGGGCCTGCGAAAATATCTGGAAGAGTTCGACATCGCGCTTTGCGGTGGCTGGTGCTCGGGCAATCTGCTGGTCAACGACGTGGCGACCGAACGTGAGGCCATTCGCCAACAGGTCGAGCAGTTCGCCGCCCTGCGCGCGCCCTGCATCGTCTACGCGGAATGCTCCAACACCGTCCAGGGCGACATATCGGTGCCGGTCAACGATCGCCCCAGGCTGTCCCGCGACGAGGTCTTCGCCTATGGCCGGAAGCTGAGCGAACTTGCCAAATGGACAAGGGACCAGGGGGTCGTGCTCGCCTATCACCACCACATGGGTTCCTTCATCGAGGCCGAGGAGGAGATCGACTGGCTGATGGAGGCGTCGACGCCCGAAGTCACGCTATGCTTCGACACCGGCCACCTGCTGTTCGGCGGCGGCGACGTGATGGCGACGCTGACACGCTGGAGCGACCGCGTGCACCATGTCCATTTCAAGGACATACGCCCGGACGTGGTGAAGGACGTGCGGGAGACCGACAAGAGTTTCCTCGACGCCGTGATCGCCGGCGCGTTCACCGTTCCGGGCGACGGCTGCATCGACTTCCAGGCGGTCGCCGACCATCTGAAGGAAACCGGCTATGACGGCTGGATCGTCGTGGAGGCCGAGCAGGATCCGGCCAAGGCACCACCGTACGAATATTCGAAAATGGGTTATGAAGAGATTCTGAGGGTCTGCGCCAGGGCCGGCATTGACGTCTCGGACAAACCATGA
- a CDS encoding DUF3329 domain-containing protein, producing the protein MTQGMFDFNNPFYRPLWKRVAVVALPGTWGAFEFVAGSPFWGVLFCGAAALAFHGLFIAFEPRDTDVDSKDEE; encoded by the coding sequence ATGACCCAAGGCATGTTCGACTTCAACAATCCGTTCTACCGCCCGCTCTGGAAACGGGTCGCAGTTGTCGCGCTGCCGGGGACATGGGGTGCTTTCGAGTTCGTGGCCGGTTCGCCGTTCTGGGGCGTCCTGTTCTGCGGTGCAGCCGCACTGGCCTTCCACGGGTTGTTCATCGCATTTGAACCGCGCGACACTGACGTGGACAGCAAAGACGAGGAGTAG
- the iolB gene encoding 5-deoxy-glucuronate isomerase, translating into MANLLVKPRGKHGHVTHVTPESAGWTYVGFDLHRLKPGETVSEQTGDREVCLVWIAGKGRATAGSDDFGSIGERMSPFDGPPHALYVPAGSNWSVTADTDLELAVCSAPGGGNHHAKLIPPGTHPPETRGKGSNVRHVNNIMPEDDGSAHSLLVVEVITPNGNTSSYPSHKHDQDNLPHESQLEETYYHRLNPPQGFAFQRVYTDDRSLDEAMAVEDGDVVLVPKGYHPCATIHGYDLYYLNVMAGPKRIWQFHNQKEHEWLLNA; encoded by the coding sequence ATGGCAAATCTGCTGGTCAAACCAAGAGGCAAGCATGGCCATGTCACCCATGTCACGCCGGAAAGCGCCGGATGGACCTATGTCGGCTTCGACCTGCATCGCCTGAAGCCGGGCGAGACCGTGTCCGAGCAGACAGGTGACCGTGAAGTTTGCCTCGTCTGGATTGCCGGCAAGGGCCGCGCGACCGCCGGCAGCGACGATTTCGGCTCCATCGGCGAACGGATGAGCCCGTTCGACGGGCCGCCCCATGCGCTTTATGTACCCGCCGGATCGAACTGGTCGGTGACCGCCGATACAGATCTGGAACTCGCCGTCTGCTCTGCGCCCGGCGGAGGCAATCATCACGCGAAGCTCATCCCTCCCGGCACGCACCCGCCGGAAACGCGCGGCAAGGGCTCCAATGTCCGCCACGTCAACAACATCATGCCTGAAGATGACGGCTCGGCCCATTCGCTGCTGGTGGTGGAGGTTATCACGCCAAACGGCAACACCTCCTCCTATCCGTCGCACAAGCACGACCAGGACAACCTCCCGCATGAAAGCCAGCTGGAAGAGACCTATTACCACCGGCTCAATCCGCCGCAGGGCTTCGCCTTCCAGCGCGTGTATACCGACGACCGGTCGCTCGACGAGGCAATGGCGGTGGAGGACGGCGACGTGGTGCTGGTGCCGAAGGGATACCATCCATGCGCCACGATCCACGGCTACGACCTCTACTACCTAAACGTCATGGCCGGGCCGAAGCGTATCTGGCAGTTCCACAACCAGAAAGAACATGAGTGGCTGCTGAACGCCTGA